DNA from Elaeis guineensis isolate ETL-2024a chromosome 2, EG11, whole genome shotgun sequence:
TTTGCTGCTTTTTCCTCTGACTCTTGCCTTCCATTCATCGGTCAAAAGCAGCCTCGTCCGTGCGGATGTACTTATACGTGTATTTGAGAAGTTTAGCATAGGTCTGAAGGAGAGTTTTATCCAAGGAATATGAGAATCTAGATCCCCTCATATCTCTTTTCATGGCCGATACAGCCATGTCTTTATTGAGATCTCTGACCTCAAGTATGGCCGTATTGAAACGGGCCATAAAATCTCTCAATGTTTCAGTCTCTTTTTccttgattgagaagagactgtcagATATTTGTGACGgccttcggctagtgctgaagtgggccacgaaagaatgatcGAGCTGCTTGAAAGAATCGATATTTTTCAACTGAAGTCCGTTGTACCAGGCCCGAGCAGCTTTCTGAAGAGTTGTCAGGAAGCTAATGTATAAGAGGGCGTCGGTTGCCTCCTGGATTATCacgagagctttatagctctcgaagtGGATGATAGGgtcagtggagccgtcgtatggctccacttgCATCATCTTGAACTGAGATGGGATTGGCTCATCCAAGATGTGTCGAAAGAGAGGCTGGGTGGTGTGAAAGTCATAGTCACTGAAGGACTTCTGACCTTCTATCTGAAGTCAGATAAGTCGGCGGTCAATCTTCTGGAACTTGCGTTCATAATCATCCAACTGCTATTGTTGAAAAACTCCAGGCGTAGAACCTCCTGACAAGCTTGAAGGAGACACAAAAGGCATCCACGCCCGTTTTCCTTTCCTATCACTATGGAGGTGAGAAGGAGAGGGGAAACACTGTGAGTGGTGGGTGGCTTGGTGAGAGCGTCGAGAGTGCGGTCGTCCATCTCGATGGAGTATCGAGACGGCCGCTCTGGAGAGGAAGAAGGTGATCGCCGTAGGAGACGGCGACTGTGCCCATCGGTTGCTCCACCGACGGCTATCGCTGCCACTGGATTTGCTATTGTTGGAGGCTTTTAACCGTCTCCGTCAACATATTCATCTGCTGCACAAATACAGTGATCTGGGCATCTGTGGTGATCATGGGACACGAAGAACTGAGCTCTGCTACCGGAGGTGGGGGAGGAGCATTTTTTTGGTGGGAAGAGTGCCTTGCCGAGCTGGTTGAATGTTGGGCTCTAATTTTCGCATGGTTGACTGACGATCAATTGCAGATTTTTACCCCCCTTCTTGGCACACCAATCTGTTGCGACCAACTCCCTTGTTGCCTGTCTCCAGTGATGAGCATCTGCAAAACAACATCCTCACAGATCGGAGTGGTGTGCGatagggatcctccgatgcttaagtcagagagtgaATTGATGAACAATAGAATGTTGAAAGTAGCAGAGCTCTGATTTAAATCTGTCTTATCGGTCTtgttctcttatctcctttttatagatgattttgatGTAACCATCGAGCATGTTGTCCTACTTTTTATAGTGCTAAATTATCGAACCATAATTATGAAGTTAATGAGTCATTAATTCTCACTTATTGCTATGACACATAGTCGATAACTATTCATAACGGTTACAATATGTTGAGTAGAttggccgactatatatcggtaatatTGATATATCGTTTGAATGTCCAAGTGACCGCCAGAGAACATAAGGAAAACAGCCAAGGTCCTCTTTACCATGGGACAGAAGATATGCCATTATACATGGCTTAAATTAGCTTTTTGAAAATTATCAATAAATAAGGCGAACATCTATCGTGGACCTGCAGGCGTCCAATTAAATGTCTTATAAAACTACATCAAATTTTTTCCTCCTAGAGAACAAGGATATCATTATTTGGTTTCTTCCTTCTTCTGGGCCGGGGGAGAAGGTGGGAGGAAGTGAGTGGTGTggtatgagaaaataaaaaatataatatttacaaaatatattatttaaaaaaaataattatagatcTATTGAATAAAGAACTCATTATTGAAATTTTGAAGAATCATATGGATCATATGGGATATAGCTCATTTGATGATATATACTAGAcactatgcataaaattattatattagattttataataaattcagtttattttattttttatggtgaTCAGCTGTTTaccatgtgatatatagatgacTAAGGAATGGACATAAAATTTCGTCTATTCATAAAGCAAAATTTCACATTAAAAACTTGATTATAAGGTGTCATTAGTATTGTGATGCACGGAAAGTTGtgcattaatataataatatatttgctACCATGATTCACattgataattattttataatcaagtATGTAGTATATATATCCTAGGAGCAATTAAGTTTTAAATATGGATGCATACCAGTTTTTCAATAATcagatccaaaaaatttttattaaaaaaatttaaaatattttaataattaaaaaaataaagatgcttATGTTAggttaggccaagtgagagaataTTGTAATTTATCTGATTAAGTTTCATTCGGATGTGGCCCACGTGAACATGCTTCAGAATTTATTTTAGTTGGTTTAATTAATCTAGTCTCTGACTAAAGATAAGTCTTTAATAAAATGATAAGAATATATTTGGTGATTATTGTGATAAAATTAACCTATGCACAGCTATCCTGGATAATATCTATCTTCTAATCTTTACGATTGATTCAGATACTGCCTCTAATGAGTGAGACATGTTATAAAATGATATCCCTTAATTACTCGAGAGCTTACGAGGTCATTCTTATTAAAAATTCTTAGAGTTGGGATTGAAAAATTAAGATGCTGCTTGACGATAGCAATAGACACATCTGGCTTAGTTCTTTTTGTAATTGCAGATTGATTCAACAGACTGATGGGGGAAATCCTAAATTCGATACACTGATATGAGAGATCCTAAATGGCATCAATAACTGGTCTTCATGTAAGTTCAATCACCCTATAAAATTCCAATAAAAGGGAGAAGGTTTTAAGTATGGAGATCCCAAATGAAGATGGCGGAATCTATACGCTAAACTCTTATTTGTATGCATTCAAAATAATGATCAATGCATGTTTGCGCGGTTTTAATCTTGTGGATTGAGTGACCGAGCAATATTCTAGACAATCCCGGCAACATTAATTCAGCACCATGTTTTAAGCCTTCAAGAAGTGGAAATTTGGTTAGCTGCCCTTCCATCCGAAATTGGACTGACATCATCAACCACATAGCTATCATTTGAAGACTGGGCACCCTTCGACAACTATACCTGGTTCGGTAGGGCATGTGGCTAGAGGACAATGATCATCAACCGCCAATCCCCACCAGCTGATCCCATATATATTTTGAACCTGAAGGATACTTGCTAGAACAGCCACGAAAGCAGCTCCAATGTCAAGCGCCGAAGATAAAACGTAGTTATACCTAGCCCACCATCCTTTGTACTTCTTAAAAACAACGTAGTTGAAATTGTGCCAACTACGATCCACGGCCAGATGTTAACTGCAGAAGCAGGAGGCATTACGGCACCAACGAAAATATGACCGGCATATGGATGAGCTGAATCCACTTCTTTTTCGGATACATTTGTGATAGGATCCAACCGGCACTGGTGCAAGTAATCCAATAATGAAGAAGACAAAAATCATAGAGTATGTGCCTGAAGGATAGAATAATTTTTGTGGTCCGACAAGTCCCCATGTGACTCCGACGGTGAAAGCTATGTGTTCACCAGGGCACGTCCATGGGCTTCCTTCGGGTAGTCTTTCTCGATCACATATTGTAACAGCCCGGGTATTTGGGCCTGTAGCTCAGacggcccaacaaaaaaaaaattacagaggaggaggaagactcctaaccggagtcttcttcctctccgtttcCGACGAAATCGGAGTGATAGAGTCCGGCACGGGTTAAGAAAACTCCTCTATAAAACCCTTCTcctccctttaggtctttatcatggaattttgagagattattaagagtttagagGGATTTTTCCAAGATTTTTTTTCTGTGAGTTCTTTGAACAGGAAGAAAGgattgccggagttcttctcggctaccggagctcgaggtaagcccctccccttcttcctctccctcttcctttctccCCTGGTCTaaagcctcgccgccggccactGACTTTGCCGAAAATCAGTCGCAAAAGAAATCCCCTGTTTTCTGAATTTTCCCTTGATTTTGCCGGCAGAACCTTGCCGGCCGGCCGTCCATtgcccaccgccgcctccactgCTGCCGGACCTCCGACGAAGCCACCGCCTTCGCGGAGTCGAGCCTCTAAACCCTTTCCAGTCTTCCCCTATTTCGGTCAAAAACAAGCCgtgggaaggaagaaaggaagaagagaagaaaagaaaagaaaaaggaaaaagaagaaaagaaaaaggaaaaaagaaaaagaaaaagaaaagaaaaaggaaaaagaaaagaaaagaaaaaaaaaagagaaagagaaaataaaaataaaataaataaaataagagaagagagaaaaattttctctcctttctcttcctttttctctctcctctctctatcttctctctctatattttctctctctagatttttctctctctttatggattttgtctctctaggatcttttcttcctctctgattgcatcatgaaccctaggataaacttgaagaCGAAAATAGATcatctgagattgctccaaaattgtgcggtagatctgatcccagtccgattctattccaaattgtaacatttgattcatattgagtcaccctgataggacctctgatgatcttgaccatgattgcctcatcgaaaggatacgaaggtttctcttccattttctctctctactttctctctctataattttctctctcttcatggattttttctctctagaagtcttatggatcagtggaggatcttgatacatagacaagtcctaattttggttaatcctaagagaggtcctcgatctgtgttattaggatcgattatcagtaattttctccatatatgatttttatattgatcagggtcatgaagagatgattgtctgcatatgatatcgagtggaatatttttgttaaaaaaattcataaatcaaagaagaatattgatttctgtgcttggatcagtcaccggtaaaggtaagaatccctgtacatgatcacaattatatatatgttattttactgttagtcttgcatcgttggttttgcatcatcggatttgagatcgatgaatttattatacctgagatactgttatttgattttgagcatgagtatgttatgtcaatatatatgtatcagagattgatggcaaatagatatgacatatctgagttgatcataatgcaagtcggaattgatttgatgaaatcaatacataatgattaaatgaaaagaaagagatatatggtatggactagccttgtcatgtagacagcccgccaggagcttatgcctgggacagcccccactggcttacaggtggatcagccggtcaggagctcatgcctgggacagcccgccaggagcttatgcctgggacagtctctcacgggctttggtacgtgggacagccggccaggagcttatcctgggacagtcttgaaagactttttaagtggattcgatccggatggtgactgaggtatagacttggatagtccagagccagaaagaaaatgttaagaatcatgtgattatgaaaggagaaatgaaagataagacatgaaataattgttgaattaaaagggtttcacctgttaacatatgatgatgcatctattttaataagacagaagatttatggatgtttgcattattctggatattgaacatgagattttatattttattatttatccttattttcatattatattactatatcagtgtgatatgggaattcttactgggctataaGGCTCAcaactcttcatctttctttttcttctcagagttacaagatgtccatggttggctatagtatagatttgtgagtgagcggatgcataaataaagtaccgttgatacctggtcagaggattgaaggaatgttaattgtaattatacaaattttatgaattattattgaaattaaatattatggttgataaggttgtaatgatttaatttggccttgcatattctttaaggtttgctctaaggagtgtgcggccatcacgtattcgaTCCGGGTAttaggttcggggcgtgacacatATATGCGGAATCGAGCTAAAAATCCACCATCCTGTCCCAAAGTTAGCAGCCATTGACAATGCTGTGCCGATAATCTATTTAGAAATTAGATAATTGGTACGTAAGATCGTATATTAGAAATTAAGTATTTCTTCGATCATTACCTTTTTCTCCATTTGTGGTGTTTCTCCATTAATTGAGTGGCATATATCATCATGCAGAGCCATGGTTTAGTACAATTTACCTGAATGAGGAACATCGATTTTGGAGGAATCTTCATGTACTGGCCTAGTTTGAAAGAAGAAATTGCATCGGTAGCTGTGCTTACGGCAAGCGTGCCATAAATCTTAAATGCCATGTTTGCAATTGGCTTGCCTGGACTAAGATATCCACTGAGCATTTCGGAAAATACATGAACCGGCATGCTCTACATCAAAGCTCAAACAAGTTTAAAAGGATGTACATAATGGCTCTCTTTAACAAAGAATTAATATGTGAATTAATAAATCCTCCTATATAAACAAAGTTTTGGGAAAATTGTGATATGCTGATTGATCTTGATTTACGGTTAAACCAAAGTTCACCATGTCACATGATTAACTACGGCATAATATTTCAATCTGAAAGGAAAGTGATGAATCCATCTTACCGTATTTGTAGTAGCGGTGAGAACAGCATTTGGAAATAGTAGAATGGTAATCATAGCAAATACTATCAAAAATCCCCAGGAAGAAAGTTGGACTTGTTCATTGAATGCTTGACAAGTTAATATTGCTAAACCGGCCATTGAAAACAAGACCAAATAAAACCACCATTGAGGAATAGATTCATAATTTTGTTTCATTAGTCTAGAGTGAatgtcttcttcttttccttcgtaTGCCTTCTTAACTTGGTTCCACATTGATCTAGCCAGGCACAAAGATGCAATTAGTCATCACAAATTAAAAAGATGGAAACATATCCTAAAACTTTTAGCCTGAGCTTGCAAAATGTAGGATCATGAGATGGGAAATAGATAATAAATGAGTTTGCAATATACAATGAAATTGGTTGTTTGGTTATAATTCCTGGAATAAAGCCTTATTCCATCCGAAATAAGGCGACCAAACACTACCTCAGGGGATTAGCTTTGTCCCTGCATATAGATGCTTCCGAACGGTAGTGGATGGTAGAATcaaggaggaggagatggagaagCAAAGCCCAAATGTGGCCCGAAAGATGGGCTCATAGATCTAGGAGTCATCTCTCTCGACGAGAAATGGCAGGAAAGAAGGTGAAAGAACAGAGAAAAGGAGAAAAGCAGGGGAGAGATTGGAAGTCCACAGCAAGGGTGGgaggataaaaaatatttatcaaataaataaaaattttatataataataaaatatatatatttttaaaaaatatataataaataaaaaatattattttaaaaatgataTATTTGTTAAATAAAAATGCGTGTGGGGTTTACATAATTGTGCACACTaggcatatacatatgtatgtatgcatctgTTATTGGTTAGTGGCTGGGAGGGAGTGACCATatacttattttaaaattatttttctttgcaTATTGGCTTCAATATTAAATAAGTTTCTAAAACTTTCTAAATTTTGTGGTGGTAAACTTTTGGATTTATTAACTTCGTGTTGTATTTCTAAGTGGGTTATGAACATATTGTTTGCACTACCATTGAGAGAGTTGGAAATgtggaaggagaagaaaaaagagagataaaaagatttaaaaatgatcaaagataaaaataataaaaaataattgattaaaataagAGTTTCATAAAATCAAGATCGTCGGATCTTTATAAGATCCGATAACTTATAATACatgttatatataaaatatatatatttttaattatttttaaaatataataggatagatataataaatagataaatataattaaatataatttttaagaaaattatatCTACATCGCATTCTATTATGAGCTAGTGTGTAATAATGGTTGGATGCAAGTGAACTGTATGCGAGAGATTAAATCAATAATAGTACttatttgatatatttattatataattaaaagaCGTGGATGGCTATAGTAATGGAAGGCGGCTCCTGTGCGAAGCCCATGATGCACAATGGCATGCGGTGTATCGTGCTATCATGCATCTAGATGCTTCAGATTGCTTCTCAGCcaaaaaattgatgcaaaaaaaatatcaagatggACTTATCTGGGCTAAAACGAATGTCACaggtcttatcaaaaaaaaaaaaaaaaaaaaagagtgtcaCGGGTTATTATAATGACCAATCCATCTAAAAAGGTAATGTGTGAAGCAACAAAGATTTCCTGCGAGTATCACGGGAAACCGTTACGCGTTTATTATCCCGTGTGATCtttcaaattatatttaaataaatcagTCTTCTCTCTGAGATCTTGTTCGGATGTAtaattctgaattttttttttttttaagtagaaTGATATcaagaggaaaaaaatatttagctCGAGCATTGCCGCTACCATTAGTGGTATAAAAAATTACAGGATTTGTAAGTATTAGGAGAAGATGTGCTCTATTATATTTGTAAACTACGTATGAttggagataaaatttttatagctggatcgatcatataaaaaattatgatcagatATGTTTCGAAAAGattcatcaaaaaatagataGCCGCTTGTAAGGATGAGATGCGGCCAGCACTCATCGAGATGCTTATTAAGATATATGTAAGAAGCTTGCTTTggctttagcaatatttgcttttGATTCAATACTAAAAGTGGCAACAAGTGATATGTGAAAGTCAGTAATTAAACCGAAGGCAAGCTGATGTACCGTTCCTGTGAAATTAGCTTTTGATCCTTCTGTGAATGCATACATATGCGGTAAGATAACAGCGGCAATAAGTGACATTGGAAGGTCAATAATTAATATGCTATTTTAGTGAAGTTAGGTGCCTGCAACATACATCCAAAacgctgaaaaagaaaaatagatcacGGGGTGGTtgtctgttaaaaaaaaaaaatagatcacgGGGTGGTTGTCTGCTGTTTGTCAGAATAGCTATCCTTAAAAGCAAATATctaatatctttttttctttcttttctgggCAAACCGCCAAAGGGAAAACACCTTGGTCCTTTTTACTGTGGGACAGACGATATGACATGAATCATGTGGTCCAAAGAACACTTGACACCGGCATGAATCATGTGGTCCAAAGAACACTTGACACCGGCTTCATGCGGCCTCTCgatctatataaagagatgcTCATTCTCAATTATAATCATCTCGTTTTTTATCACAATCATTGTTGATGGCGAGTTTCTTAGTGCTGCTGCTGTTTCTTATCttcattattttaataaaaaatttgttgGGAGTTGCAGGAGCTGAGGATCGAGACATGCCTCCATGTTGCCGCAAATGTTGTCCACCCTCGCGCCCGTAATATTGTTGTGTGTTTGCTCCCATTTTCTTTTAATTATCCTATAATATGTAAAATAAAGTTTGATTAAGTGTGATGTGAGGTGATGATTAGTAGATGTAGTTTAGATTATTATAATGTATGTGCTATTGGCGTTATGTAATCTTAATGTATTGAAAATGGGAGGATTTAAATATCAATCTACgccccagatttttttttttttttttcatccgcGCATCGCCTTCCTTCTCTGCTACttctcttcttgatcttctttcgCAGGTGCAGCAGTGCATTAGCTACCTACAGCCATCCACTAATCCCAAACTCTTAAcagctaattttgataatatatcTAAATACAATAGTAGTGAAGCCAACTATTCCATCACGGTGCTGCCGCACGCGCCCTTTGCATCGATCTGCCCCATCTTTTTCATTTGGCATAGAACCCAGTTCTTTAGGCGCAGTTTTGTTTGAGTGTAATGTAGggaatttctccccttttttctttgCAAAAGATAAAAAGAATCTTATTGGATAGTCTAGATACTGCTTGTTCGTCTGTAAAGGGAATGCTGCGAGGCAAACAATTGCCTGTGTTTGACAATATTGACAAGCGATAAAAGATACATCACATAAACTCAAGTGGTCAATATCGTTCTTCGTGTCATATTCTCAATATCAGTCGGTCTCATAAGTGCCAAGTATCATACACCAGGGGTCCAGATAACGTCAGTTGCCCATTTTACAGGTCCTTTCGCTGCTATTATTGTTCACCCATACGAGCGGTTCCTTTTCTCTCAACCACCATCTCATCTATTACTTTGTTCTTGCTTCAAGCCAAATGCAATTGTGGCATGTAATCAAAGTTAATGTtgcatcaataattaaaaaatttttcaggTATGCTTCTATACCATATGATTGGGAGGTGCATGACACTTATACCTAAAGAGCCAAACCCCGATCTATTTCAGACCTATTAGTTCACACAATATCGTGTATAAAATAGTGGCTAGAATCTTGGGTTATAGACTCGTATCTCTATTATCAATGCAGATATCTCCTACTCCAATGCCTTTATCCAAGGATGTAGAATTACTGAAAATATCTTGCTAGCTCAAAAAATAATGCATTTATTAAAATATGCTTCTAGGACTAAAAGCTTCACGATGATTAATGTAAACATAATTACTTGACTAGTATATGAATGTATAGTcatcaatatataataatttaatgaATTTTCCATCGAAATACAAGAATCAAACAAATCATAAGATTCATGAATAATTgaataaatcctaatcaaataatttatgaagatttggctaaagaaaaaaaaaacaacaatgaTTATGTTTGGAATattgttagatatgattttagATCATCAAGAGTTttgttttttctcctttttcatgCATGAATAATCATATTCTCCCTAATAAGATACCTCCTCTCGCAGGTCACAACTTAGCTTCCTCTAAGAATAAGTCTAGATCCTTTATATAAGTCTTACAAATTTTACAAGTGAAAGCAATATATTCTAGCCTCACTTGAAAAGATTAAAAACCCATAAAAAAATAACCATAaagtttttttcaagaaaaacaaAGATCGAAAATTTTTCCTCCTCTCAAAGTAGCATAAGATTAGACCCCCAACAAAATGTATGAATTGCAGGATAGAGTTTATTGACAGTTAGAAGTTATAATTAGCCTATTATGTTTAGCAACAAAGAACATTGAAAGTATAAGAAATAGAAAGTCTTGTATTCCAATTTCTTCTCACCTTTGAAAAACTTGAAATGTATTTTCAATCAACAACTTCTTCAAGTCATTCCTCAATAGGCCACCCATCATCACAGCCATCGCAATCGATTGATCCAGATCATGGACCTCCAGAGTCACCgcattgaaatggttgacataagtgcGGATCGACTCACCATCCTTCCACTTGATGGTGTGGAGATAGTCAGATTGCTTCTGCTAAagtcggctgctaacaaagtaGCCGATGAGGGACCAACACAGATCCACAAAGGAGTGGATGGAAGCCAACttcaaactcaaataccactgtaACACTCAGcccatttgggccttggaccaAGCCCAAAAAGTCCAaatcccattaaaaaaaaataggacggagaagactcccgaagggagtcttcttcctccttcccATCTAAAAAGGTAATGTGTGAAGCAACAAAGATTTCCTGCGAGTATCACGGGGAAACCGTTATGCGTTATTATCCTGTGTGATCtttcaaattatatttaaataaatcagTCTGCTCTCTGAGATCTTGTTTGGATGTataattctgatttttttttttaagtagaaTGATATcaagaggaaaaaaatatttagctCGAGAATTGCCGCTACCATtcatggtataaaaaattataggaTTGGTAAGTATTAGCAGAAGATGTGCTCTATTATATTTGTAAACTACGTATGGttggagataaaatttttatagctggaccgatcatataaaatattatgatcAGATATATTTCGAAAAGattcatcaaaaaatagataGCCGCTTGTAAGGATGGGATGCAGCCAGCACTCATCGAGATGCTTATTAAGATATCTGTAAGAAGCTTGCTTTggctttagcaatatttgcttttGATTCAATACTAAAAGTGGCAACAAGTGATATGTGAAGGTCAGTAATTAAACCAAAGGCAAGCTGATGTATTGTTCCTGTGAAATTAGCTTTTGATGCTGGCTTTAATGCTGGCTCCAGTTGCTGCTTCAACGCTAGCTCTAGCTGCTGCTTTAACACCAGCTGCAGCTGCTACTTTAACACCAGCTCCAGCTGCTGCTTCAATGCAAGCTCGAGCTGCTGCTTCAATACTGGCTAAGGGACCTGATGTACTATCAACATCGGTTCTAGAGCCGGTCCTAGTATTGTCAGCCCCGATAGCACTTCCTACTGTTCCGTCTCAGAAAGGAGCGACTAGAGAAAGAGCTGTCGTAGCAGCGTCGGTAGTTCCACCAACTGAGGAGGTTTGGGCCGAGGTGGAAGGTGCGACTGAACCCGAGCAATCAGTAGCTATGCTGGTCGCTCCTTCAGCAAGAGTTTTCATGAT
Protein-coding regions in this window:
- the LOC140855316 gene encoding uncharacterized protein, whose protein sequence is MDDRTLDALTKPPTTHSVSPLLLTSIVIGKENGRGCLLCLLQACQEIEGQKSFSDYDFHTTQPLFRHILDEPIPSQFKMMQVEPYDGSTDPIIHFESYKALVIIQEATDALLYISFLTTLQKAARAWYNGLQLKNIDSFKQLDHSFVAHFSTSRRPSQISDSLFSIKEKETETLRDFMARFNTAILEVRDLNKDMAVSAMKRDMRGSRFSYSLDKTLLQTYAKLLKYTYKYIRTDEAAFDR